A DNA window from Roseovarius sp. Pro17 contains the following coding sequences:
- a CDS encoding rod shape-determining protein MreD, with amino-acid sequence MAEDARAHLWTMRALFAALCAAVIFWRILPLSTLPAGWAGPDLITALAFAWVLRRPQYAPPLLIAAVVLLTDLMFQRPPGLWAALVVLGCEALKSRAPGLRDLSFAAEWLVVASVTVAVMLAYRLTLAILLVPQAPLGLSLMQMAMTVLCYPLVVMVSSLLLGVRKAKPSETSRRGRI; translated from the coding sequence ATGGCTGAGGACGCGCGCGCACATCTCTGGACCATGCGCGCGCTCTTTGCTGCGCTGTGCGCCGCGGTGATCTTCTGGCGGATTCTGCCGCTCAGCACGCTGCCTGCGGGTTGGGCGGGGCCGGATCTGATTACCGCGCTTGCCTTTGCGTGGGTGCTGCGGCGTCCCCAATACGCGCCGCCCCTGCTTATTGCGGCTGTCGTTCTGCTGACAGATCTGATGTTCCAGCGCCCTCCGGGCCTATGGGCCGCGCTGGTCGTACTGGGTTGCGAGGCGCTGAAATCGCGCGCGCCGGGCCTGCGCGATCTGAGCTTTGCCGCAGAATGGCTGGTGGTGGCCAGCGTCACAGTGGCGGTAATGCTGGCCTATCGGCTGACTTTGGCCATCCTGCTGGTGCCGCAGGCGCCGCTGGGCCTGAGCCTGATGCAAATGGCGATGACGGTGCTATGTTATCCCTTGGTGGTCATGGTCTCGTCCCTCCTGCTGGGGGTGCGCAAGGCCAAGCCCAGCGAAACCAGCAGACGGGGGCGCATATGA
- the mreC gene encoding rod shape-determining protein MreC, whose translation MAKDRRQSEDYTGPLKRLLLGVLLMCLLGLFLLWRIDSPRVERFRASVVDRVVPNLDWAMAPVTGTVNLLRDFQSYQRIYRQNQELRRELQQMQAWKEAALQLEQENARLLDLNNVRLDPRLTYVTGVVTADSGSPFRQSVLLNVGARDGIVDGWAAMDGLGLVGRISGVGANSARVILLTDTSSRIPVTVQPSGQRALIQGDNTAAPPVDFLDDAGSVRPGDRVITSGDGGVFPAGLLVGRIAQDPGGRLRLRLAADYERLEFLRVLRDHAGVRIDDTGDLIAPETAPTAPTEPETPAEAAISTEDATDG comes from the coding sequence TTGGCCAAGGATCGCAGACAGTCCGAAGACTATACCGGCCCGCTCAAACGGCTGCTGCTGGGCGTCCTGTTGATGTGTCTGCTGGGCCTGTTCCTGCTGTGGCGCATCGACAGTCCGCGCGTCGAACGGTTTCGCGCCTCCGTGGTTGACCGGGTCGTGCCCAATCTGGACTGGGCCATGGCGCCGGTGACCGGCACCGTGAACCTTCTCCGCGATTTCCAGAGCTATCAGCGTATCTATCGCCAGAACCAAGAGCTGCGCCGCGAGCTGCAGCAAATGCAGGCGTGGAAAGAGGCGGCCCTCCAACTGGAGCAGGAGAACGCGCGCCTTCTGGATCTGAACAACGTGCGCCTGGACCCGCGCCTGACCTATGTCACCGGCGTCGTCACTGCCGACAGCGGATCGCCCTTTCGCCAGTCAGTGCTGCTGAACGTGGGCGCGCGCGACGGCATCGTGGATGGCTGGGCGGCGATGGATGGCCTCGGGCTGGTCGGGCGGATTTCAGGCGTCGGCGCCAATTCCGCGCGCGTGATCCTGCTGACCGATACCTCCAGCCGCATCCCCGTCACCGTCCAGCCGTCGGGCCAGCGCGCGCTGATTCAGGGTGATAATACGGCGGCGCCGCCAGTCGACTTTCTCGACGATGCGGGCAGCGTACGGCCCGGTGACCGGGTCATCACCTCGGGCGATGGCGGTGTGTTTCCTGCCGGCCTACTGGTGGGGCGGATCGCTCAGGATCCCGGCGGACGCCTGCGTCTGCGCCTCGCAGCCGACTACGAGAGGCTGGAATTCCTGCGAGTGTTGCGCGACCACGCTGGTGTACGCATCGACGATACTGGCGATCTGATCGCACCCGAAACCGCGCCGACTGCGCCGACAGAACCCGAGACACCTGCCGAGGCGGCGATATCCACCGAGGATGCGACCGATGGCTGA
- a CDS encoding rod shape-determining protein, producing the protein MSILSRIPGMFTSDMAIDLGTANTLVYVKGRGIILSEPSVVAYHVKDGVRKVLAVGEDAKLMLGRTPGSIEAIRPMREGVIADFDTAEAMIKHFIRKVHKRTTFSKPKIIVCVPHGATPVEKRAIRQSVLSAGARRAGLIAEPIAAAIGAGMPITDPTGNMVVDIGGGTTEVAVLSLGDIVYARSVRVGGDRMDEAIINYLRRQQNLLIGDATAERIKTSIGTARMPDDGRGETMKIRGRDLLNGVPKETEISQAQIAEALTEPVQQICEAVMTALEATPPDLAADIVDRGVMLTGGGALLGDLDLALREQTGLAVSIADECLNCVALGTGKALEFEKQLRHAIDYDS; encoded by the coding sequence ATGTCCATACTGAGTAGAATCCCGGGGATGTTCACCTCGGACATGGCCATCGACCTCGGAACCGCCAATACGTTGGTCTACGTCAAAGGCCGGGGCATCATCCTGTCCGAGCCATCAGTCGTGGCCTACCACGTCAAGGACGGCGTGCGAAAGGTGTTGGCCGTGGGCGAGGATGCCAAGCTGATGCTGGGGCGCACGCCCGGCAGCATCGAGGCGATCCGCCCGATGCGCGAGGGTGTCATCGCCGATTTCGACACCGCCGAGGCGATGATCAAGCATTTCATCCGCAAGGTGCACAAACGCACGACATTCTCCAAGCCCAAGATCATCGTCTGCGTCCCCCACGGCGCGACACCCGTTGAAAAACGCGCGATCCGTCAGTCGGTCCTCAGCGCGGGCGCACGCCGCGCCGGCCTGATCGCCGAGCCGATCGCAGCGGCCATCGGCGCAGGCATGCCCATCACCGATCCGACCGGCAACATGGTCGTCGATATCGGCGGCGGCACGACCGAAGTGGCCGTTCTGTCACTGGGCGATATCGTCTATGCCCGCTCGGTCCGCGTCGGCGGTGACCGGATGGACGAGGCGATCATCAACTATCTGCGCCGCCAGCAGAACCTGCTGATCGGCGACGCGACAGCCGAGCGGATCAAGACCTCCATCGGCACCGCCCGCATGCCCGATGACGGACGCGGCGAAACGATGAAGATTCGCGGCCGCGACCTGCTGAACGGCGTGCCGAAGGAAACCGAGATCAGTCAGGCACAGATCGCCGAGGCGTTGACCGAGCCGGTGCAGCAAATCTGCGAGGCGGTAATGACCGCGCTTGAGGCGACCCCGCCGGACCTTGCCGCCGACATCGTCGACCGGGGCGTCATGCTGACCGGGGGCGGCGCCCTATTGGGTGATCTGGACCTTGCGCTGCGCGAGCAGACCGGGCTGGCCGTCAGCATCGCGGACGAGTGTCTGAATTGTGTGGCCCTCGGAACCGGCAAAGCGCTGGAATTTGAAAAACAGCTGCGCCACGCCATCGACTACGACAGCTGA